A section of the Flaviflexus equikiangi genome encodes:
- the nuoF gene encoding NADH-quinone oxidoreductase subunit NuoF, with product MTTSKLTPVISNTWDAPQPWKLDTYRQQGGYEALEKAWSFADGELTNIVKESGLRGRGGAGFPTGLKWSFLPAPDGGPRYLVVNADESEPGTCKDIPVLMANPHALIEGMAICLKAIGGHHGFIYLRGEVVHVYRRLMAAVREAYEAGILGKGRGPNGDYDLDITVHAGAGAYICGEETALLDSLEGRRGQPRLKPPFPAVKGYLARPTVVNNVETIASVPGIIKNGSDWFASMGTERSKGHGFFSLSGHVKNPGQYEAPFGITMRELLEMAGGIRDGHELKFWTPGGSSTAILGPDALDVPLGYEEVMGVGSMLATRALQVFDETTSVVRVVRAWTDFYQHESCGKCTPCREGTFWMRQVMHRLEAGKGLPTDIDMLYEIAGNIAGRSFCALGDASAVPVQSGITMFREEFEQGLHTPAWELFPYEKSALFSEVGVS from the coding sequence GTGACAACGTCGAAACTGACTCCGGTGATCTCCAATACGTGGGATGCACCGCAGCCGTGGAAGCTCGATACCTACCGTCAGCAGGGCGGCTACGAGGCACTTGAGAAGGCGTGGAGCTTCGCCGATGGCGAGCTCACGAACATCGTCAAGGAATCGGGCCTCCGCGGACGCGGCGGTGCAGGCTTCCCGACGGGCCTCAAGTGGTCGTTCCTTCCGGCCCCGGATGGTGGACCCCGTTACCTCGTCGTCAACGCCGACGAGTCGGAGCCGGGAACCTGTAAAGACATCCCTGTCCTCATGGCCAACCCCCATGCGCTTATCGAAGGCATGGCGATCTGCTTGAAGGCCATCGGCGGTCATCACGGCTTCATCTACCTCCGCGGCGAGGTCGTCCACGTCTATCGGCGCCTCATGGCGGCCGTGCGCGAAGCCTACGAGGCTGGGATTCTCGGCAAGGGCCGCGGCCCGAACGGTGACTACGACCTGGACATCACGGTCCATGCCGGTGCCGGTGCCTACATCTGCGGTGAAGAGACGGCTCTGCTCGACTCACTCGAGGGTCGTCGCGGCCAGCCGCGCCTCAAGCCCCCGTTCCCGGCAGTCAAGGGCTATCTGGCTCGTCCCACGGTCGTCAACAATGTCGAGACGATCGCGTCGGTTCCCGGGATCATCAAGAACGGTTCCGACTGGTTCGCGTCCATGGGCACCGAGCGCTCGAAGGGCCACGGCTTCTTCTCCCTGTCCGGCCACGTCAAGAACCCGGGCCAGTACGAAGCACCCTTCGGCATCACGATGAGGGAACTGCTTGAGATGGCGGGCGGTATCCGCGACGGCCACGAACTGAAGTTCTGGACCCCGGGCGGCTCGTCGACCGCGATCCTCGGGCCGGATGCTCTTGACGTTCCGCTCGGCTACGAAGAGGTGATGGGCGTCGGTTCGATGCTGGCGACCCGTGCGCTGCAGGTGTTCGACGAGACCACCTCGGTTGTGCGCGTCGTCCGCGCCTGGACTGACTTCTATCAGCACGAGTCATGCGGCAAGTGCACGCCGTGCCGTGAGGGCACCTTCTGGATGAGGCAAGTCATGCATCGTCTCGAGGCTGGCAAGGGCCTTCCCACCGATATCGACATGCTGTACGAGATCGCAGGAAACATCGCAGGCCGCTCCTTCTGCGCGCTCGGCGATGCCTCCGCGGTGCCGGTCCAATCCGGGATCACCATGTTCCGCGAGGAGTTCGAGCAGGGCCTCCACACGCCCGCTTGGGAACTCTTCCCCTATGAAAAGTCCGCACTCTTCTCCGAAGTAGGTGTCTCATGA
- a CDS encoding NADH-quinone oxidoreductase subunit C: protein MTDNELARGGRTNLEIIRTGHAMWGVDGTGDTSGFDTLKRTVTMAPAATRPYGSWFDEAVDILIELITAAGHNPDDVIEKVVIDRGDLIIFVVREHSPMVAKMLRDDQDLRFELCLGSSAVHYPEDKGRELHAFTALFSITHNRKIAMEVVAPDADPHMPTLVGVYPGNDWHEREAWDLMGIVFDGHPGLTRTAMPDDWVGHPQRKDYPLGGIPVEYKGAVVPPPDTRRSYN, encoded by the coding sequence ATGTGGGGCGTCGATGGAACCGGCGACACGTCCGGCTTCGACACGCTCAAGCGCACGGTCACGATGGCTCCCGCCGCGACGCGCCCCTACGGCTCCTGGTTCGACGAGGCAGTGGATATCCTCATCGAGCTGATCACCGCCGCCGGGCACAACCCTGATGACGTCATCGAGAAGGTTGTCATCGACCGCGGCGATCTCATCATCTTCGTCGTGCGCGAGCATTCGCCCATGGTCGCCAAGATGCTCCGTGACGATCAGGATCTGCGCTTCGAGCTGTGCCTGGGAAGCTCCGCGGTGCACTACCCGGAGGACAAGGGCCGCGAGCTGCACGCCTTCACGGCACTCTTCTCCATCACGCACAATCGCAAGATCGCCATGGAGGTCGTGGCACCGGACGCGGACCCGCACATGCCGACTCTCGTCGGCGTCTACCCGGGCAACGACTGGCACGAACGCGAAGCATGGGACCTCATGGGGATCGTCTTCGACGGTCACCCGGGACTCACCCGCACCGCCATGCCCGACGACTGGGTGGGGCACCCGCAACGCAAGGATTACCCGCTCGGTGGTATCCCCGTCGAATACAAGGGCGCGGTCGTCCCGCCGCCGGACACTCGGAGGAGCTACAACTGA
- a CDS encoding NADH-quinone oxidoreductase subunit D, with translation MSSTDSRFYATAGATEEEMNSAPQHHAMGGDWSDLSAEAERLGEERIVVNMGPVHPSTHGVYRLLLELDGEYVRELRSSTGFLHTGIEKNMEYRNWVQGVAFCTRMDYVAPFFQEVGYALAVEKLLGITDQIPRRASQIRVLLMELNRVASHLVAIGSSNNELGATTMMTLAFRAREDILRIFERITGLRMNHSYVRPGGLPDDLPEGTIDYIRELLPNVRATMSEMQDLVMQNPIFKARHVDISTLPLAGMLALGMTGPNLRAAGLPFDLRKTQPYCGYENYEFEVPVADKSDAYNRAGLRFQEAYESIHIVYQVLDALEESEGEPVMIEDPKIAWPSKMTIGSDGQGQSFEHIKEIMNDSMESLIHHFKLVTEGFAVPAGQVYQLVEHAKGTLGVHLVSAGGTRPYRAHFRDPGFSNLQTLGMMSEGGMLSDVIIALASIDPVMGGVDR, from the coding sequence ATGTCATCGACAGATTCCCGGTTCTACGCCACTGCTGGCGCAACCGAAGAAGAGATGAACTCCGCCCCGCAGCATCACGCGATGGGCGGGGACTGGTCAGACCTGAGTGCTGAGGCTGAGCGGCTGGGCGAAGAGCGCATCGTCGTCAACATGGGCCCCGTCCATCCCTCCACGCACGGCGTCTACCGCCTGCTGCTCGAGCTGGACGGCGAGTACGTGCGCGAGCTCCGCTCCTCCACGGGCTTCCTCCACACCGGCATCGAGAAGAACATGGAATACCGCAACTGGGTCCAGGGCGTCGCGTTCTGCACGCGCATGGACTATGTCGCACCGTTCTTCCAGGAGGTCGGCTACGCTCTCGCGGTCGAGAAGCTGCTCGGCATCACCGACCAGATCCCGCGCCGCGCCAGCCAGATCCGCGTTCTCCTCATGGAGCTCAACCGCGTCGCCTCCCATCTCGTCGCGATCGGCTCGTCCAACAACGAGCTCGGCGCAACGACCATGATGACGCTGGCTTTCCGCGCCCGTGAGGACATCCTCCGGATCTTCGAGCGCATCACCGGCCTGCGCATGAACCACTCATATGTTCGTCCCGGCGGCCTCCCCGACGATCTGCCCGAGGGCACGATCGACTACATCCGCGAACTCCTCCCCAACGTGCGCGCGACGATGTCGGAGATGCAGGACCTGGTCATGCAGAACCCGATCTTCAAGGCACGTCACGTCGACATCTCCACACTGCCGCTCGCCGGCATGTTGGCCCTCGGCATGACGGGCCCGAACCTGCGCGCCGCAGGCCTGCCCTTCGACCTGCGCAAGACTCAACCCTACTGCGGGTACGAGAACTACGAGTTCGAGGTCCCGGTCGCCGACAAGTCCGATGCGTACAACCGTGCGGGCCTGCGCTTCCAGGAAGCCTACGAGTCGATTCACATCGTCTACCAGGTCCTCGACGCCCTCGAAGAGTCCGAGGGTGAGCCGGTCATGATCGAGGATCCGAAGATCGCGTGGCCCTCGAAAATGACGATCGGCAGCGACGGCCAGGGCCAGTCCTTCGAGCACATCAAGGAGATCATGAACGACTCGATGGAGTCGCTGATCCACCACTTCAAGCTCGTGACCGAGGGCTTCGCTGTTCCGGCGGGCCAGGTCTATCAGCTGGTCGAGCACGCCAAGGGCACCCTCGGCGTCCACCTCGTCTCAGCCGGCGGCACCCGCCCCTACCGCGCTCACTTCCGTGATCCCGGCTTCTCCAACCTGCAAACGCTAGGCATGATGAGCGAGGGCGGCATGCTCTCGGACGTCATCATCGCACTGGCATCAATCGACCCAGTGATGGGAGGCGTTGATCGCTAA
- the nuoE gene encoding NADH-quinone oxidoreductase subunit NuoE, protein MSERFTADVEARLRHEMAQIIAKYPDDRSALLPMLHLIQSEDGYVSPRGIALCSDVLSLTRAEVSAVATFYSQYRRRPNGEYNVGVCTNALCAVMGGDIIWEKLSEHLGIGHDQTTADGKITLEQLECNAACDYAPVIMVNWEFFDNQTPASALELVDKITAGEDIAPTRGADKVHTFKEISHVLAGFEDGHVDEGPAAGPESLVGLRYARERGWSAPQAVGEEQK, encoded by the coding sequence ATGTCCGAACGCTTTACCGCGGATGTCGAAGCTCGACTCCGTCATGAGATGGCACAGATCATTGCCAAGTATCCCGACGACAGGTCGGCGCTCCTGCCGATGCTGCACCTCATCCAGTCAGAAGACGGCTACGTCTCCCCGCGCGGCATCGCACTCTGCTCGGACGTGCTGTCCCTGACGCGCGCAGAAGTATCGGCGGTTGCGACCTTCTACTCCCAGTACCGCAGGCGCCCCAACGGCGAATACAACGTCGGTGTGTGCACGAACGCGCTCTGCGCGGTCATGGGCGGCGACATCATCTGGGAGAAGCTCTCCGAGCACCTCGGCATCGGCCACGATCAGACCACGGCGGATGGCAAGATCACGCTCGAACAGCTCGAATGCAACGCCGCGTGCGACTACGCCCCTGTCATCATGGTGAACTGGGAGTTCTTCGACAACCAGACCCCAGCATCGGCTCTCGAACTCGTCGACAAGATCACCGCAGGCGAGGACATCGCTCCCACCCGTGGCGCCGACAAGGTTCACACGTTCAAGGAGATCTCGCACGTTCTCGCGGGATTCGAAGACGGTCACGTCGATGAGGGGCCGGCCGCTGGCCCCGAGTCCCTCGTTGGCCTGCGTTATGCTCGCGAGCGCGGCTGGTCTGCGCCCCAGGCAGTAGGGGAGGAACAGAAGTGA